The following coding sequences lie in one Peromyscus maniculatus bairdii isolate BWxNUB_F1_BW_parent chromosome 3, HU_Pman_BW_mat_3.1, whole genome shotgun sequence genomic window:
- the LOC143272204 gene encoding olfactory receptor-like protein OLF3, which translates to MRENVTWVSEFILMGLSSDKHIQAGLFVLFGATYLLTLLGNGLIVLLIALDPRLHLPMYFFLCHLSVVDICYTSSGVPQMLAHFLMEKKTISFALCGTQLFFALTLGGTEFLLLAAMAYDRYVAVCDPLRYTVVMSPRLCMVLAGISWFVGVVNSAVETAVTMRLPTCGHNVLNHVACETLALVRLACVDITLNQVVILASSVVVLLVPCCLVSLSYAHIVAAILKIRSTQGRRKAFETCASHLTVVSMSYGMALFTYMQPRSTASAEQDKVVVLFYAVVTPMLNPLIYSLRNKDVKAALSRVLMKSFESKKKETIF; encoded by the coding sequence ATGAGAGAAAACGTGACGTGGGTGAGTGAGTTTATCCTAATGGGTCTCTCCAGTGACAAGCACATCCAGGCTGGACTCTTTGTCCTCTTTGGGGCCACATACCTGCTGACTCTGCTGGGCAATGGGCTCATCGTCCTCCTGATTGCACTGGACCCACGACTCCACCTGcccatgtatttcttcctctGCCACCTATCAGTAGTGGACATCTGCTACACCTCCAGTGGGGTCCCCCAGATGCTGGCACACTTCCTCATGGAGAAGAAAACCATCTCTTTTGCCCTGTGTGGGACACAGCTCTTCTTTGCTCTAACTCTAGGAGGGACTGAGTTCCTGCTGCTGGCtgccatggcctatgaccgctatgtggctgTCTGTGATCCACTACGGTACACAGTGGTGATGAGCCCGAGGCTCTGCATGGTTCTGGCAGGCATCTCTTGGTTTGTGGGTGTTGTTAATTCTGCTGTGGAGACAGCAGTCACCATGCGCCTTCCCACCTGTGGGCATAATGTGCTCAACCATGTGGCCTGTGAGACACTGGCACTGGTCAGGCTGGCTTGTGTGGACATCACCCTCAACCAGGTGGTGATACTAGCCTCTAGTGTGGTGGTGTTGCTGGTGCCCTGCTGCCTGGTCTCTCTGTCCTATGCCCACATTGTGGCTGCCATCTTGAAGATCCGCTCCACCCAGGGACGCCGAAAAGCCTTTGAGACCTGTGCCTCCCACCTGACTGTGGTCTCCATGTCTTATGGGATGGCCCTCTTCACCTATATGCAGCCCCGCTCTACAGCCTCTGCTGAGCAGGACAAGGTGGTGGTTCTCTTCTATGCTGTGGTCACCCCCATGCTGAATCCTCTCATCTATAGTCTGAGGAACAAGGATGTGAAGGCTGCTCTGAGTCGAGTTCTGATGAAGAGCTTTGAGTCAAAGAAAAAGGAGACAATTTTCTAA
- the LOC143272145 gene encoding olfactory receptor 2F1-like, translated as MKRENVTWVSEFILMGLSSDKHIQAGLFVLFGATYLLTLLGNGLIALLIALDPRLHLPMYFFLCHLSVVDICYTSSGVPQMLAHFLMEKKTISFTLCGTQHFFALALGGTEFLLLAAMAYDRYVAVCDPLRYTVVMNPRLCMVLAGISWFVGVANSAVETAVTMRLPTCGHNVLNHVACETLALVRLACVDITLNQVVILASSVVVLLVPCCLVSLSYAHIVAAILKIRSTQGRRKAFGTCASHLTVVSMSYGMALFTHMEPTSTASAEQDKLVVVFYAVVTPMLNPLIYSLRNKDVKAALSRVLMKSFESKN; from the coding sequence ATGAAGAGAGAAAACGTGACGTGGGTGAGTGAGTTTATCCTAATGGGTCTCTCCAGTGACAAGCACATCCAGGCTGGACTCTTTGTCCTCTTTGGGGCCACATACCTGCTGACTCTGCTGGGCAATGGGCTCATCGCCCTCCTGATTGCACTGGACCCACGACTCCACCTGcccatgtatttcttcctctGCCACCTGTCAGTGGTGGACATCTGCTACACCTCCAGTGGGGTCCCCCAGATGCTGGCACACTTCCTCATGGAGAAGAAAACCATCTCTTTCACCCTATGTGGGACCCAGCACTTCTTTGCTCTGGCTCTAGGAGGGACTGAGTTCCTGCTGCTGGCtgccatggcctatgaccgctatgtggctgTCTGTGATCCACTACGGTACACAGTAGTGATGAACCCAAGGCTCTGCATGGTTCTGGCAGGCATCTCTTGGTTTGTGGGTGTTGCTAATTCTGCTGTGGAGACAGCAGTCACCATGCGCCTTCCCACCTGTGGGCATAATGTGCTCAACCATGTGGCCTGTGAGACACTGGCACTGGTCAGGCTGGCTTGTGTGGACATCACCCTCAACCAGGTGGTGATACTAGCCTCTAGTGTGGTGGTGTTGTTGGTGCCCTGCTGCCTGGTCTCTCTGTCCTATGCCCACATTGTGGCTGCCATCTTGAAGATCCGCTCCACCCAGGGACGCCGAAAAGCCTTTGGGACCTGTGCCTCCCACCTGACTGTGGTCTCCATGTCTTATGGGATGGCCCTCTTCACACACATGGAGCCaacctccacagcctctgcagagCAGGACAAGTTGGTAGTGGTCTTCTATGCTGTGGTCACCCCCATGCTGAATCCTCTCATCTATAGTCTGAGGAACAAGGATGTGAAGGCTGCTCTGAGTCGAGTTCTGATGAAGAGCTTTGAGTCAAAGAATTAG